In Candidatus Binatia bacterium, a single genomic region encodes these proteins:
- a CDS encoding TAXI family TRAP transporter solute-binding subunit, which yields MDKKRYNAGIQRAKGLLEMASALYDGALSFETTRAAEGVLQTRSRLGRTLKLFLAARANDEKDSVSLSFATGGFRELMALAEGKFSLVWLNPSSMLTLAYRGKGPFRKRLPLRTIAVFPSYDVVAFAVHESTGITSLDQIKKQRYPLRLSTARITQDALLRNATMFTVTAVMRAAGFTLADIRKWGGKIQPVPGPSNPARREAIESGAVNAIFDEGIKSWGQTALAHGFQYLPVEGKILKRMVALGYRPAVMSKSRFPGLSEDVQTLDFSGWPMAVRADMPDDEAYALCEAIERRKDLIPTDNFKPLDIAQLCANDEEAPNDVPLHPGAERFYRERGYLK from the coding sequence ATGGACAAGAAACGATACAACGCGGGAATCCAGCGGGCCAAGGGGCTTTTGGAAATGGCCTCCGCTCTCTACGACGGCGCGCTCTCTTTCGAAACCACGCGAGCGGCGGAGGGCGTTCTGCAGACCCGTTCCCGGCTCGGCCGCACGCTGAAACTTTTCCTTGCCGCCAGAGCGAACGACGAAAAAGACAGCGTCTCGTTGTCGTTCGCCACCGGCGGCTTTCGCGAGCTTATGGCGCTGGCCGAAGGGAAATTCTCGCTCGTATGGCTCAACCCATCGTCGATGCTGACCTTGGCGTACCGCGGTAAAGGTCCGTTCCGTAAGCGGCTTCCCCTGAGAACGATCGCGGTCTTCCCCTCTTATGACGTCGTGGCCTTTGCCGTCCATGAGTCCACCGGGATCACCTCTCTCGATCAAATTAAAAAGCAACGGTATCCGCTGCGCCTTTCCACCGCACGGATAACCCAAGACGCTCTGTTGAGAAATGCCACGATGTTCACGGTGACCGCCGTCATGCGCGCTGCTGGCTTTACGCTGGCGGATATTCGCAAATGGGGCGGAAAGATTCAGCCGGTGCCCGGACCCAGCAATCCGGCGCGGCGGGAGGCGATCGAGAGCGGGGCCGTGAACGCGATCTTCGACGAGGGAATCAAGAGCTGGGGGCAGACGGCCCTGGCGCACGGCTTCCAGTACCTGCCGGTTGAGGGAAAAATTCTCAAGCGCATGGTAGCGCTCGGCTACCGACCGGCCGTCATGTCCAAATCCCGTTTTCCCGGCTTGTCCGAAGATGTTCAGACGCTCGATTTCAGCGGCTGGCCGATGGCCGTGCGTGCCGACATGCCGGACGACGAGGCGTACGCACTCTGCGAGGCGATCGAGAGAAGAAAAGACCTCATTCCCACCGATAATTTCAAGCCGCTCGACATCGCGCAGCTTTGCGCCAATGACGAAGAAGCGCCTAACGACGTCCCGCTCCATCCGGGCGCGGAGCGCTTTTACCGCGAGCGAGGCTATCTCAAATAA
- a CDS encoding alpha/beta hydrolase codes for MPKTTAQVKAVLETDRFLIPYRIFENDAPHVVCVNGVQQSMAMWQTFIARFSHRYRIVLFDFPNQGRAKILSGAEEISLNEQIGILDAVLDETATCAEATLCAASWGGVVAAAFAAAHPLRIKRMVLASLGTKPSRKLVDTIEQGATVDMKNPEKVAEVLIQSFGEDLPSSIKQKIASQFRTMTEERVRAFYEHGLFVISSKSLSEVVDLKSIRAKTVLLNGEKDAIIDLDDVKLLASQIPDCEMVVVKGVGHFLHLEDAGVLDIYETILASGAACP; via the coding sequence ATGCCCAAAACGACCGCACAAGTAAAAGCCGTCCTGGAGACGGACAGGTTCCTCATTCCCTACAGGATATTTGAAAACGACGCGCCGCATGTCGTTTGCGTTAACGGTGTGCAGCAGTCCATGGCCATGTGGCAAACGTTCATCGCGCGGTTCTCCCACCGTTATCGAATCGTGCTTTTCGATTTTCCCAATCAGGGAAGGGCGAAAATTCTTTCCGGCGCGGAAGAGATATCGCTGAACGAGCAGATCGGGATACTCGACGCCGTGCTCGATGAAACGGCCACCTGCGCCGAAGCCACGCTCTGCGCCGCTTCTTGGGGCGGCGTCGTCGCGGCGGCTTTCGCCGCGGCCCATCCGCTCAGGATAAAAAGAATGGTGCTGGCGAGCCTCGGAACCAAACCGAGCAGAAAGCTGGTCGACACCATCGAACAGGGCGCCACCGTGGACATGAAAAATCCCGAAAAAGTGGCCGAGGTCCTGATCCAAAGCTTTGGTGAAGACCTCCCTTCGTCGATCAAGCAGAAAATCGCGAGCCAATTTCGCACGATGACGGAAGAGCGCGTGCGCGCGTTCTACGAGCATGGCTTGTTCGTTATCTCATCAAAGAGCTTGAGCGAGGTGGTCGATTTGAAAAGCATCCGGGCGAAGACGGTGCTTTTAAACGGCGAGAAGGACGCGATCATCGACCTCGACGACGTTAAATTGCTCGCCTCGCAAATTCCCGATTGCGAGATGGTCGTCGTCAAAGGGGTCGGGCATTTTCTCCATTTGGAAGACGCGGGCGTTTTGGACATCTACGAAACGATTCTTGCCTCCGGCGCGGCCTGCCCTTAA
- a CDS encoding NAD(P)-binding domain-containing protein has protein sequence MNLKTVALLHPGNMGVTVGAAAATSGVRVVWASHERSESTRDRARRAGLIDVQHLTNAVRTSDVILSVCPPHAALELARSVAAHKFSGIYVDANAVSRATAEQIGATVAKAGASFVDGGIIGSPVKRAGTTRLYLSGTRAAEVARLFSTSMLDARTIGEKPGAASALKMAYAAWSKCSDALVIAVRALAAIEDVDEALVEEWALSQPDADQRSIRAAAVAVPKAWRYVGDEGDRGNLRGRRTAVGLSPCGRRDQ, from the coding sequence ACTGTAGCGCTGCTGCATCCGGGCAATATGGGCGTCACCGTCGGCGCGGCCGCCGCCACGAGCGGCGTCCGCGTCGTCTGGGCATCGCACGAACGCAGCGAGTCAACCCGGGACCGCGCTCGCCGGGCCGGACTGATCGACGTGCAGCATCTTACCAACGCGGTCCGGACGAGCGACGTGATTCTTTCCGTGTGCCCGCCGCACGCGGCCCTGGAGCTTGCCCGCAGCGTGGCGGCGCACAAGTTCAGCGGCATTTATGTTGACGCCAACGCGGTTTCCCGAGCCACGGCCGAGCAAATTGGCGCGACAGTGGCGAAAGCGGGAGCGAGCTTCGTGGATGGCGGCATCATCGGATCGCCGGTCAAGCGGGCGGGGACGACTCGTCTCTATCTCTCGGGAACCCGCGCCGCGGAAGTGGCGCGGCTCTTTTCCACGAGCATGCTCGACGCGAGGACGATCGGCGAGAAGCCCGGCGCCGCTTCCGCTCTAAAGATGGCTTACGCCGCCTGGAGCAAGTGCAGCGATGCGCTTGTCATCGCGGTCCGCGCGCTCGCCGCGATCGAGGACGTGGACGAAGCTCTTGTCGAAGAATGGGCGCTCTCCCAGCCCGACGCCGATCAGCGGAGCATCCGGGCCGCCGCGGTGGCCGTGCCCAAGGCGTGGCGGTATGTGGGAGATGAGGGAGATCGCGGCAACCTTCGAGGCCGCCGGACTGCCGTCGGGCTTTCACCTTGCGGCCGCCGAGATCAATGA
- a CDS encoding class I SAM-dependent methyltransferase produces the protein MHQRSASKKLHRRDLEKIANTTLEYYDQHAEDFWQGTKDHDVSQNIDALLKYIEGDPPFTILDFGCGPGRDLKTFSTLGHVAVGLEGSARLAEMARACSGCEVWEQDFLKLDLPANRFDGVFANAALFHVPSQELPRVLRDLHATLKSGGVLFSSNPHGENEERWQGQRYGAYHDLETWRRFVTNAGFVELTHYYRPPGLPREQQPWLASVWRKSY, from the coding sequence GTGCACCAACGATCAGCCTCGAAGAAACTGCATCGACGGGACCTTGAAAAAATCGCCAACACGACGCTGGAATACTACGATCAGCACGCAGAAGACTTTTGGCAGGGCACGAAGGACCATGATGTCAGCCAGAATATTGATGCGTTGCTGAAGTACATCGAGGGCGATCCGCCGTTCACGATTCTCGACTTCGGCTGTGGGCCGGGGCGGGATTTGAAGACTTTCTCAACACTCGGACACGTCGCCGTCGGTCTGGAAGGCTCGGCGCGGTTGGCGGAGATGGCGCGCGCGTGCTCTGGCTGCGAGGTGTGGGAGCAGGATTTTCTGAAGCTCGATCTGCCGGCGAATCGTTTCGACGGCGTCTTCGCGAACGCCGCGCTGTTCCATGTGCCGAGTCAGGAATTGCCGCGCGTTCTGCGCGATTTGCATGCGACGCTGAAGTCGGGCGGCGTATTGTTCAGCTCGAATCCTCATGGTGAGAATGAAGAAAGATGGCAGGGCCAAAGATATGGCGCGTATCACGATCTCGAAACTTGGCGGCGCTTTGTGACGAATGCCGGCTTTGTCGAGCTGACTCACTATTATCGCCCGCCCGGCCTGCCGCGCGAACAGCAGCCGTGGCTCGCCAGCGTGTGGCGGAAGTCGTATTAA
- a CDS encoding TIGR00730 family Rossman fold protein, producing the protein MKGRICVFTGSRAGAGSEYADAARRLGRLLVERGYGLVYGGGNVGLMSEIADAVLAQRGQVIGVIPELLVDKELAHRGLTELRIVKSMHERKAVMAELSDGFMGLPGGIGTMEEFFEVLSWAQLDLHDKPCGLLNVSGYYHHLVRFLDRAVEEGFLKPQHRSMLIVEEEPDKLLDRFEAFITASATKRFDRKRT; encoded by the coding sequence TTGAAAGGAAGAATCTGTGTCTTCACGGGGTCGAGGGCCGGCGCAGGTTCCGAATATGCGGACGCTGCGCGGCGGCTCGGCCGCTTGCTGGTCGAGCGCGGCTACGGGCTTGTGTATGGCGGCGGCAACGTCGGGCTCATGTCCGAGATCGCGGACGCGGTGTTGGCGCAGCGCGGTCAAGTCATCGGCGTGATTCCCGAATTGTTGGTCGATAAAGAGCTCGCGCACCGCGGGCTTACCGAGCTAAGGATCGTGAAATCCATGCACGAGCGCAAAGCCGTGATGGCGGAGCTGTCCGACGGCTTTATGGGCCTGCCGGGCGGCATCGGCACGATGGAGGAATTTTTCGAAGTTCTGAGCTGGGCTCAGCTCGACCTTCACGACAAGCCGTGCGGTCTCTTAAACGTCTCCGGATACTATCATCATCTCGTCCGCTTTTTAGATCGCGCGGTCGAGGAGGGTTTTCTCAAGCCGCAGCATCGGTCCATGCTCATTGTGGAAGAAGAGCCGGATAAGTTGCTCGATCGCTTCGAAGCATTCATCACCGCCAGCGCGACGAAGCGATTCGACCGGAAGAGGACATAA